The Cryptomeria japonica chromosome 2, Sugi_1.0, whole genome shotgun sequence region TTCATCATACTAATAATTTGATGGAAGATCTGGCTATTTTATATGTTGTGGAGTATGCTTGTAATCTTGGATGGAGTAGGCTCATTTATGAATCAGATTTGTAGGTGGTGGTGCATATGCTGACTCGATAGTATTTTGCATATGTTAGTTGGTAGTTAGTTTTGATTGTTAACCAGATTCATAATTTTTGTGCATCTTTTAATTTTGTTACTTTCACACATATCCCTTTAGGAGCGGAATGGGGTAGTGGATTGTCTAGCCAAATGGGCTTCTAATCAAATGTCAAACTAGAATATTGCAGATAAGGGTCAATTACATCAGGTTTTATTGCAACAACTAGATCACTTAGCGGAACTTGATAGGGCTTTTTGATGCCCCTGCTTTTTTATTTATTCTTGTTTGCATAAATTTTAATCCTTATTATTATTGAAAAAAAATGTCTTACATAATTGAAACATTCATGAACCCTTGACTAGAAATGCTTGCTACCATCAACACTAAAGAAGAGAGAGAAAATATGGGTCCCTAAACCATATTTATTCAAACTTGAAAGAAGATTTTGGTTTACCCTAAAAGGAAAAAAAAGATAGGTCCAACTgaagagaaaaatgatcaaaactAGAAAGCGAAAAAACTTGAGAGGAACATGAAAAAAACTGAGAAATCTAATTTGGGTTTGAGGACAACCTATCCAATCATTCAgaaatatataagaaatttttccTCCTATTAGTCAACATGAAATTTCCATTGGAAGTTACCCATTGCTTAAGAACATTGTTAACAAAAAAGTTAATGAAGTCTTTCATTATTTTCAAAGGGAGAATTGCTCCTCCCATTTCATCTTTGATAGAAAGAATTGCATTAAAATTCCCTCCAAGAATGAAAGGATCATTTGGATAAGAAGCCAAAATTAATGAAAGGGTATCCCATAATAATTTCTTCCTAACCATTGAATTGGGGCCATaaatattcaacaaatgaaaggaATAGTTGTATATTGTAAGTTTAACATGAATAAAATTATCTTTGACAAGCAGTATTTGTGCCTGAACATCCTTTTATTTCTACAATACAACAAGCCTACTTGAAGCACCCAAAGAGGAGGAAGCAATGTATTTCCATTTCTTCCATTTGTTAAAAGGTTGTAAGTTCTTCCCTTCTAAGAATTTTGTCTTCTGAAGAAAAACCAAATCCTACCCACAAGACTCAATTTGAGTCTCGATTACAAAtattttgttaggggcattaagaCCCCTAACATTTCATAAGATGACCTTCATTACTTATGTAGATAACAACCAGTTATCCCTCACATCATCTTGTCATTCAATGTGGTCTAAATCCCTTCTTTGATCTCCTCCCTTGTCTTTTTTCATTCTAGAGGCCTACCTCCCTTTCCCTTCCCCTTCTTTGGGTTACCTTTCTTATTTTTTGACATAGGAgtctaataaataaaaaatttaattagagAATATTTAATAGACTTGTCCAAAAATATCTCAAATTGCAATGCTTTTGAATCTTCGTAACTATTTTCAACAAGTTCATCATGATATTCATCCACCACGAATTCATCACATAACTCTTTCCCAGCACCATATATTTCACTTTAATATTCCTCTACCACCTCCTCTACAGTGTCTTCCACTCTCTGAAGACAAGTTGAGAAAATCAATTCCTCAATTATATTATCAAAGACCCCAACCAAAAAAGGTTTCTTGACCTGAGAGAAGAATAGATTTTCTATCTGTCTTTGAATTTGTAGGGCTGTGTAATTTTTGCCAACAAAATTACATGATGGAATGATATATAGGGCTCAAGGAGATAGAGTTGAAGAAATCCCAACTTTAAACAATAAAGACAAAGATGATTCTAAAATAGGGCTATGCCTAGAATAATATATTTGAACATTCCAGATCCATGGACTAGTAATCTCTCTCCAAATATGACAGTGGGAGGGAACCATAAAATTTCCATGATTCTAGGACAAAAAATGATTCTCCAACAACTTGATTATGTACTCATATGACATCTAGACTTGAGAACATTTTAAAGAGGAAAATTTAGAACTAGTATGAATGAGGGAGGGTACCATAATTTGATTCCCCAAAACCTTGGCCATGTTATGAAAGATTGACACTTGTCGAGAACATTGCATTGAGGGAGAATAAGCTCTCTTTTTAATTACATCTACAATTGAAAGAGTAATTTGAGGAAAAAAAACTCATCTTGCCTCTTAGCAACAAAATAGTGCGTAGAATTTGATACTGGATCTTGACAAACCCTAATCTCTTCAAGCCCTTCATCTTGACACTCGAAAGTGAAATAACACATAAATATGTATTTATCCATCATTTTCGAATCTtctataataaattttttaatccATGCTACAAACTTAGAGTGAATCAAAAGTGCCTTCGGAATTTTTATTAAAAATCCATCGAAGCACTAACTCGAATAGGTAAATTTGTTTGTTCAAAAGGTTCAATATCATGCTTGAGGAAATTATCAATTTGGTTTGCTAAGGTTTGGACTATACGAAGATCATGGTACTCTAGGGGTAACAAAGAGAGGCAAAAATAGAATGGTGCAAATTTCAAAGGAGTCAATGAAGGATGAAAATTAGGGTACCAAACTTAGGTAGAGAGGCCAAAACCATTCAGAAACCAAGACTTAGTCCTATGGATTGAACCTCTATCAGATTTAATTtgaaaaatgacaataaaaaagGCCCCCCCTCTATCAATAAAGAAAACTTGGAGAACCCCATGCCAAGATGTAGAAATCCATGGATAAAGCTTGTTAATATCAGGTGAGTAATTCCAAATCTTGACTATTAAGGTTCTGTTAAAAAGCCCTAACACCTGCATGGCaagagaatcatcaaagaaggtcACCCTAACCAATacatcttcattatttctaccaaaAATGGGAAGGACTGGAATGGCTTCCACTTCCAGAGGTTTCACAATCTCCTTTTGAACCAATGTCTTCAAAACCActttatttttgttttgatgtATATATTTGTCCTCTCAGGAATGATTTCTACCTTTATTCCCACAAAAAGGAACAACCCTACGATTATTATGAAACTGTAATGCCTTAGCAGATGATGAGTTCTTTTGACAAAGCATTAGATTGAAGGGGACTCCATAAAGAGGAATATTATTTGGAGTTGATACCGAACCTAACACATGAAGTAGAATGTTATTTGGAAACAAAGCCAAATTTCTTGTTTTGAGAGATGCATATGATCCTATTAGTTGTTTCTCTGCTTCCCATCTAACATCTGGATAATGATGCTCTTTAAGGTGTCATCTAGACCATCCGACATCATGATTATGATGTCTTGCAATGTCATATGAGGAGGAATTTGTCCatggtttcctttgaatttatGAAAACTACCCATTGGCAGTCTCCTAGAAAGTGCAAACCTCATTGAAAACTACCTAAATAATAGCTTACTATAAGTGTCTTGACATTTCTAAGATAGGAGGAAGCAATAGAGACATACATAAGCATCCCTTCTAACTAGATCCACCTACTTAAACACACTTAAAAATCCTATCAACAAGCTGAAGAAAGGCAATCAGAAGCATTAGAGATGCATGTAGAAGCATGCACATACATGTACTGCCACTCAAAATCAATGACACCTACAACAAACTCAGAGCATCAGACTCCCACACATTGTCACATAATCTTATATCGTTGCCAcattaagatttaaaaaaaaaacttcttttGCATAGGCTTACAAAAGGTATCATCTAAGGACTTCTTGCGTACATGCTATATTTGTTTTTAAGGTGGGGGATTTTACGTGGTTAGAATTAACTTTTAAATAATTCGTATTATTCGtccaaataattatatatataattaaaataaagtaaaatattaaataagaactatcaataaaaataatatgaaaatgattatattatattatatttctaaaatattttattaatagaaattaaatttataaatttttgttGAATCATTGTAATAACACAATTTGTTTTACATGGTACAAATATATCAAGTCAATCTATATATCAATAAATTATATTTACAaaacattataatataataaattatatttataaaagtaattataatataaataaatacaaaataaagaACAAGAGTCCAACACtacaaataaattaataatgataaagacGGGTTTTACCTAGCAGGCACAATTTGCTGTGAAACAGTCAACACTAGCACTATGAATCTGTCCAAATGATCCAGTAATATTCAAAAAAGGGTGGACTCATTcctttcaaaatcacaaaattgaaatttttattcaTTGTGACTTGCCCAGAAATTTCGAGCAACTGCGGCTGTGTGACTGGGTATTTAAGAGTTGCATCTGCTCATTAAAATTCGAATCAAGCGTGTGaagtgcaaaccaaaacaatgggCCGAGCTCCCTGCTGTGATAAAATTGGACTAAACAAAGGTCCATGGTCACCTCAGGAAAATCGAATACTCTCTGATTTTATTCGCATGAATGGCCATGGGAACTGGCGTGCAGTCCCTAAACAAGCAGGTTTCAATTCtacacactaatttaatttttactccgcatctttctttttctttctgcaGTCTAAAACTGATAAGTATTCTTCTCTGGTGATGCCAGGACTGTTAAGATGTGGTAAAAGCTGTCGTCTAAGGTGGCTTAATTACCTCAGACCAGAAATTAAACATGGGAATTTTACTTATGAAGAGGAAGAGACTATTATTAAGCTTCATCAACTTCTGGGCAACAGGTTTGATCATTGTTCATAATCTTTCTTTACTGATTTGTTTGTTCCACCATATCCTTGGCTGATGTTATTGGATTGTGTTATATAAAATACAGGTGGTCGGCTATTGCTTCAAGCCTGCCTGGAAGAACAGATAATGAGATAAAGAATGTGTGGAATACTCGCTTGAAGAAGCGGGTTTCAAGAATGGAACTCGATCCAGTAACAAATCATTCAAAGTCACCCAAGGCGGGGCACAATCTTATCTCCCTTGATTACTCCCACTGTAGTGAGAAAAGTCCAACAATGGAGGAGGGCAATTTTGATCTAATTCGGGCAAAGGCCATGGTTGATTTTCCCACCAGAATTTCTAATTCTTCGGACACATTCTTTGATTCATACAATCGGTCAAGCGGAATCCTTTCATCTATAAATAGTATAGACAGTAAGTTTGTAAATGGGGATTCAAGTTTAAGTTTAGATTGGCTTGAATCCAGTTGTACAAATTCTTTTGATGAGCCAATTAGATATAATCATGCAACCGAAATAAGCACATATGAAGTAATGTGGGAAGCTCACAATTTCACTTCAGACTTTCCAGAAGATGATTTCTTGAGCTGCATGGATGATGCAGACAAAGATCCCCATTTACTCAATAATATAGAGTtgcagagtaatgatgatgatTGCGATGGCTTTGGTTACTGGTTAAATATTTTGAAGCAAGCCGGGCCATCATCCACGTTATTGTAGATCTctctactttatttatttatttttgtttctttaatAGGAAAGAAAGTCTTTAATTCCTAGGAATCCCAATGAATGGGGAACTGTTCATTTTCGTTTTCGTAAATGTGTAATTGACCAATCCAATCTACACCTAAATCCAACGTAATTAAACAATTGCATGGTCAAGAGTAAGGTCCTATGCtataatttagtttattttgattagTCGTCAACACACGATCCTTTGAAAGTGTTTGTATATTTTCTTAAAAGTTaagtctttttatgatatttttgttttcaataagtttattataaaaatatttgaAGAAAAAGGTTTTCTATCAAAAGTAATCAATGAGAGATGTAACACATCAATATATTATTGTTTGTCGAAATtatcttttattaaatattttaataagcaTAAAAATAATATTTGGAATATGACATGTGACTATTAAAAGAAATTGTTCAAAATGAAGAAAATGTTATTCAACAAATAGAAAATTATTGATCATGTCAATATATATATAAGGTtaagaaattttgaatagaattgcTTTTTGACAAAAAACGACACATTCTTTCTTAtttgtctttcaatgattgttGCTCCCATTTTAAAGTGTTCTTCATTCCAATTTCCATTATTTTAAGTTTAGAGATTATATTTAAACTCTTATCAAGAAGAAATATATTGTTATTGTTGATAAAATTTAAAAGTTTGAATATATTACCCTTTCTCATGTTCATATGTTGTGTAATTAAATGAATTGCCGATATGGGtatttattttagttgattaagaAAAAATGTGGAGGTAAATTTGGAAGAAAACGTAAAAAGAAGGGAATGAATCGTATTCAACCATGTGACATTTATTTTAGTATGCACTAGCTACATAATTTTAGCACCTCTATTTGATATCTAAATTGTAGTAGCCCCAATATTATAGATTCAACATTTACAAAGGATAGCCTATGTTGCAAAGGTTTAAGCAACAAACTTAGATAACAAATCACATGACACTACCATAAAAGAATGTAACCAAATTcaatgaaagaagaaaaaaaatcccCCCCTACTCTAATTTTATGAGGATAAGTTCCCCTTCTATAAGATTGTTACAATAATGTTCAATAAAATAAGTAAAATAATTCTCTCCTACTAGTGAATGAATAATGGGAATAAGTGCCCCATTCATAAGTGTTATGCACTTTCTCTTGATtctttttataaataataaatcttTTATAATATTGTCTTAGCCATGATATTGTCTCTCCTTGGGCTAGCTTTCCTGGCCCTGTCTTTGGTTGAGCTGCCTGTTGTCTTTAGAGGTAGTCTCTGCTTTTTTGGGTTGTGGCTCTCTCCTCTTGGTTGAGCGGTCTAGTCCCTTGGttgttttgtaaagggtttcaggtcccttcaaaatcagttttcacttaatcaaaTACAAATTTGAAGATTGGATTCTCTCAAATTGATTATGTTATAGCCTATTTTATATGCTACAAATCAATTTCTCATAATTAAAAATTAACGCATAATCATATCCTATGTAAGAACATAAGATCAATGTAAAACCAAGTCCCAAAGACACATCCATACTAGTACAAGTATAAGTCTTAACTAGTATATTTATCTttagaaaaatatagataaaatatgcaaatttttcattactccactagaaatatatatatatttttataagagaactaagcaaaaaaataaattatattattatattgtaattaatattaaatcattattatattatgatattgtagttaataattaaattattatattatattattatgttttaatatttattttttgttgtccaaggggttgagcttaactggttaaaacactggtttctcactgtggagacccaagttcaattcccaatagagacatctgaagtggaattctaagttgtgactcttggccttccataggatggggaaggtcttggggtcaatctaatcaaacataataataataataataataataataataataataattcaagtaatggggatggggccccctactggttcatagctccaatcaaaagctatttaggcttcgccaattactgataaaaaaataaataaatttattttttgttatattttttattttttatatttccacTACACTCTTTACCAAAAGAAAATGATTTTGGACTTTCAATCTCTCATaattaataatactatttctaatctattattatattactactttattatattatatatttcaaatAAAGTAGAAATTTTGTTGTAAGGCTAAATTTAGGAGTTAATTAATTGCATGAATAATCTAATTGCTGCATGAGATAGTGTACTGATTATATGGATGCATGAGATAGTGTACTGATTGTATGGATGAGTGAACTTGTTGTATTGAGGAATAATTGATGAATAGACTAAGAGTAAGTGTTCAGAGATTAATACAactgaataaaataataataaaataattttttagttttttatacaTTTAAATGTCACAAAAATCCGTTTCTAATTTTTATTGGCGAATGCTTTTACATCCATATGTAAGTATAATACACCTTCTacattattacaattaaatcagcACAATTGACAGTAAAAGAATGAACTATTAATAGTCACCACATTGCTGTATGAAATCACAGCCAAATCAACTAAAAATTTCCGAATTAAATATCTTAAGCAAGCTTGAATGATACCCTACCAGCTTGACACCAAAAAAACCAGTAATATAAATTGTAACATTGCTTAATACATACACGCTTGTAACTAAACTCCAATCCATCAATTCAAAAGTAGACTGTGCAACGAGCAATAAATGAGCATATTTGTATGAGGTGGTATAGAGATCTTGAGAAGCATAATGCATTTATTTAGTAAGCAGTTCGTATAAATACAAAGGAAGATCAATTCATTAACTATGGCACTGCTAATGTCAAACACATGACAATATAATTGGTATAGTAGAATTGTTACAAATAGGGTTGCCAGTGTTCGTGGGTATGGATTGCCCAGTGCATGTTATTGAAAGTTGGATGCACAGGTACAGAGATGTAGAAAGTAAGTATTCACATAAAGGAAAGAAAATGTTGATGCCGGAGTCAATAATGGTCCCAGAATTTTATGAAGGAGAACACAAACataaatcaaaagaaaaagaatgatacatagtTTATCATTTCTACAGAAATCAAATTCAAACATTAATAATTTTAACTGAAAATAACTTGAATTTAATCATACAATTAACTAAACTTGTGATTGAGAAGGAAAAAAATTAAGGACATAGGTACTTGTAAACGCTTCAAGTTCCAATGTGTTCTATCCCCAATTCTTCTTTCCCATCTTTATATATAACTTTCTCCTTCCATTTCCAAATTTTatcataattttaaaatataatcatgTATTGAAAGGAGTTTAGCTTTCTTATAAAATTCATTGACTGATTGTAGGAGAAACGGTTTTCTCATGTGCGAT contains the following coding sequences:
- the LOC131859779 gene encoding transcription factor MYB13-like: MGRAPCCDKIGLNKGPWSPQENRILSDFIRMNGHGNWRAVPKQAGLLRCGKSCRLRWLNYLRPEIKHGNFTYEEEETIIKLHQLLGNRWSAIASSLPGRTDNEIKNVWNTRLKKRVSRMELDPVTNHSKSPKAGHNLISLDYSHCSEKSPTMEEGNFDLIRAKAMVDFPTRISNSSDTFFDSYNRSSGILSSINSIDSKFVNGDSSLSLDWLESSCTNSFDEPIRYNHATEISTYEVMWEAHNFTSDFPEDDFLSCMDDADKDPHLLNNIELQSNDDDCDGFGYWLNILKQAGPSSTLL